Proteins from a genomic interval of Phocoena phocoena chromosome 20, mPhoPho1.1, whole genome shotgun sequence:
- the LOC136140935 gene encoding LOW QUALITY PROTEIN: vomeronasal type-1 receptor 4-like (The sequence of the model RefSeq protein was modified relative to this genomic sequence to represent the inferred CDS: inserted 1 base in 1 codon) — MVARDFAIXMIFLSQNILGILGNFSLLYHYLFCHFTGYSLRFTDLIVERLLIANSLVMLSAGIPRTMGAFGWKHFLNDIERKVVYCIHRESRYVSIGNICLLSVRQTINISPRNSRWAQLKMKVPKYIESSIFLHWILHMLINIIFTRCVTDDGSNKNITKQKDLGFCSALIHNRITVLLNVGLLLFPDVSCLVLMIWSSGSMVFILPRHKQRVLYIHTTNISPRSSPESRATQSILVLVNTFVSLYTLSSLFHMCLALFNNPSRWLENSGALITACFPTVSPYILTSHDLRVSRLFFSCIKIK, encoded by the exons ATGGTTGCCAGAGATTTTGCAA AAATGATCTTCCTATCCCAGAATATACTTGGAATCCTgggaaatttctctcttctttaccATTATCTCTTCTGTCACTTCACTGGATACAGCCTAAGATTCACAGATCTGATTGTTGAGCGTCTGCTTATAGCCAACTCCTTGGTCATGCTCTCTGCAGGAATCCCAAGGACAATGGGAGCGTTTGGGTGGAAACATTTTCTCAATGATATTGAACGCAAAGTTGTTTACTGTATTCACAGAGAGTCCAGGTATGTGTCCATTGGCAACATCTGCCTCTTGAGTGTCCGCCAGACCATCAACATCAGTCCCAGGAACTCCAGGTGGGCACAGCTTAAAATGAAAGTTCCCAAATACATTGAATCCTCTATTTTCCTCCACTGGATTCTGCACATGttgataaatattatatttactaGGTGTGTGACAGATGATGGGAGTAACAAAAACATCACAAAGCAAAAAGATTTGGGATTCTGTTCTGCTTTAATTCATAACAGAATCACAGTCTTACTGAATGTAGGATTATTGTTATTTCCTGATGTTTCATGTTTGGTGCTCATGATCTGGTCCAGTGGCTCCATGGTTTTCATCTTGCCTAGGCACAAGCAAAGGGTGCTATACATTCATACAACCAATATCTCTCCAAGATCCTCCCCTGAATCTAGAGCCACCCAAAGCATCCTTGTCCTGGTGAACACTTTTGTGTCTTTGTACACTCTCTCTTCACTCTTTCACATGTGTTTGGCTCTTTTTAACAATCCCAGCAGGTGGCTGGAGAACTCTGGTGCACTGATTACTGCATGTTTCCCAACTGTAAGCCCCTATATTCTCACGAGTCATGACCTCAGAGTATCCAGGCTCTTCTTTTCTTgtataaagattaaataa